Part of the Rhizoctonia solani chromosome 2, complete sequence genome is shown below.
GACTGGACAGTCCGCGGAGATTGTGCCGGGTTGTTGGACAAGATAAATGGTAAGTTTGCGCACACGCTATCGGCAATTGATTGACCAGGTTTTCTCGATCGATAGGTGTGGAAAACATTACAAGTGAGTGGGGTTGTTGTCCACCTTCTAACACCCGACTGACTTGCACAACTACAAGGCCAGGTCTACCCGCTCAACCACCAGGAGGAAACTTTCCGATTCCTACGACTTCGACCAAACCTCTCCTTCGCTTCGAGTGTTGGCCTGGTCTGCGACCTTACGTCTCCGAGCTCGATTCCACCGGTTCGGTTCTCTTCTCTGTGTCAACCGTTAATCAATCACCTGGTGCGGCGTACGACCCCGTTAAAGATGGATCCGTTTTTCGCGTTTCTGCGCAAGTCGATGGAAAAGACGTCACCTCGAACTTGAATCTGTCCGTGAACACagtcattgaggaggacaagTTTACTTGGTCCGAACTTGGACTCACTCCGAGAAAGGATGTATACAACCTTACCTGCACTGCAACTTCTGCCAGGAGTGGGAATAGCTTCCAGCACAGTTCCACAATAACCTACTTGCCTCCTAAACCTGATGCTATTGGAAATGTTGTCCAGACCGATGGCCGAACGGGTGCTCTGCTGGTATCCGAGGCTGGTAAACGAATTCCAATTTTGCCATTTGGATTCTACACCGGGTTCGGGGGGTATTTGGACCAAAACTTGACGATTTTGGATGATATCAAGAAGGAGGGGTACGTGCTAATCCTCAGTTTACAAGAAGGAAACTGTTTAACGAGTCTCAGATACAACTTCGTGCACCCAGTCCCCACGTTTGATAATGCAACCGCTCTCGAGCTCGTGTTGGATCGAATGGAAGAACTGGGGCTATGGCTTGTGTATGATATGAGATGGTACGCCCCGTTAACTGAAAACACAACACTCTACTTAGCTTTGAAATACAGGACATACAAAAACCTCACAGTTGTCCGTTCAGAAATCGAATCTGtcaagaaaaggaagaataTTCTAACCTGGTATACCGCGGACGAGTAAGTCCTAATCAAGTATACTATCAAACAGATATCTAACTCCACACCAGACCAGACGGCTGGGAAGATCTCTGGATGCCCCCCTGAAAGCCGCGGAGTTAATTAACGAACTTGATGGGTACCATCCAGTTGCCTTGGTATGTTTCAACCAGTCCGAAGTTCTAAGCAGGTTTCAACTTATATCCCGAATCAGGTTCTTAATTGCCAAGACTACTATTTTGCCGAGTATACCGCTGGGTCTCAGATTATCCTCCAAGATACATACCCAATCGGAGTTAACGCGACATGGTCTACCGTGTGGAACACACCCTGCACGCCGGAGCTTGGGGATTGCGGATGTGACAACTGCGAGGGCCGATTGGAGGATATCGCCGACCGAGTCGACCAGTACCGAGATCGACTTGTTTGGCAAGGTCGAACCAGGGACGCAGTTGTTTGGAGTGTGCCTCAGGCGTTCGGTGAAGAAAGGTGGGTGATGTGATGTCTCCTTGATCTACAGAAGGTGGCTCAACCATGTGGTGTTGCCTGGGTAGCTACTGGCCGAGGAAGCCTACGTCTCAAGAACTCGCTCTTGAGATGCTTCTAGCTATTAATCACGGTAGCCTCGGTGAGTAGTAACTGAACAGATGGCCGAATGCATTCTCACGATTTGCGACAGGTATCATGCCTTGGATAGACAGCTCATCCAATATAGGAATCCGCACTGGTGTTTCCCCCGTGGCAAAAACTATTCCGACTCTCACGCCATATATCCTCGGAGGAAAGAGTGTCATCTCCAGGCCAAAAGTTACAGGCGCAAATAGGATAGATGTAACAACTTGGTCCATGGGCGGAAAAACGTTGCTCATTGCACTCAATCTCAACGACGCATCCGCTCAAGCTCATATCCAACTGGATCAATCGAATTCTAACCCAACAGTTCTCTTCCAGAATGGGGTAAAGATATTGAAAGAGAGTAAGAATGCAGTTGGCATCCAGTTTCAACCGCTGAGTAGCATAATTGCCATATTGTAATGCATTGTCTCCAATATATTACTACAAGCGTATCGGATTCCAGCCGATGCATTCATAATTTGCTTTTTGGTACCAATTTCTCATCCCAAGGTCCCCATTCTTTTAGATCTTCTGCCCGGGCTGCCTCCCTCAAGACGGGTACTGTTCGCATTGCAGTCGCAAATCTCTGTTCAGTTGACCTTTGATTTGGTGCTTTAAGCTCAAAATCTGGGACCTGGGGGCTATACGCGACAATGGCTGTTTGTAAAAGGATAGACCTTTGAAGCCCCACCCGATCTAATTTCAGTATTTGGGATGATACGTCTAAAATCGGCACTCACGCTGTTAAGCCGAAGATCGGCTTGACGCCTTGTTCTTCGCGGCCCGTTAGGAAACGATGGAAACGCACAGGCTCTTTGGCTGGACCCCAGGCCACATCAACGTACGAATGATACGGGGCGACTGCGGGTTGCTCTGGTGGTGGATAGGCTGCCGGACCTCGTGCATGGTAAGAAGCCGTGGCGAATTTCGGACGCTTTGACTGGAATAGTTTCTTTTGTGACGACGTGTGCTTTTCAGAAGTTGGCGTTGGATCTGATATAGATTCCTGTCTAGCGGGAGGCGGAGGGAGTGACCTTATGGCACCGTCCGAAGGAGGGTGTGATCCAAGTGGAAAAAGAGACGCAGGGGGCTCTTCATAAAGGAATGCTCGCAGTGGTGAGTGAAGAGTAGGTCAACTTCAGGGGCATTTAATTTGGGTTTTAATGACTGATCCTTAATAAGGACGACTACACTATTTGTAACACATTAGTTGGCCATGATGACTACTCGAAAGGGCTTACGGTGTTACGATCAAGCTATTTCCGGATACTAATATACCACGTTCGTATGTTAGAATTGGCGAATGGTCTCCGTGCTAGCACAACTCACAGAATGGTTCCAACGTGCACAGAAACTTGATCCGGCGCTTGTCTATCGGCAGGCCAACCTGCATGCAACTTTAGTCTACGGCCAGAATACGGCTGATACGCACGCACTTCCTCGAACGCCTCTCTCCTCTGTGTGATGTTTTACTCAGTTTAATCACTGGGTTTATACATGCTGCAACTCACCGCCGTATCCTCGATTGATCTGTCATTTGGTTCCATCCTCCCACCGGGCAAGGATGTGTCGCCTCCATAAGTTCTGAGACCCAGTGATCGACTGAAGCTACGACTTAGTAGACCGCATATAGACAAACTTAAGACTTGCCGACTCAGCAGGATATAGATGTCGCCTAGTCTTCCAACAAAAAGAGCAACCAGTACCGCGGCCTGCCGCGAACGAGGGAACCTTTTGGTTTGGCCTGGTGGAGGGTACGAAGGAACATGTTGTGCCAATTGTTCTAATGCACTACAAGGGTCTTTATATTATTATGAGTACTGATCAGGTAGAACATCACCCACATCACTGATTCAGGTTTAAGCACTATTTCATCGCCCGTAACGGACTTGAGTTTCGAATCGTTTTGGCTCATGTTTTTTAACGACTGACGAGGCATGATGGGTCCCCCTTTATAACTATAGATCGAGAGCTGGAGACGTGAGAATCGAGTGGGGTAGTGGTGGAAAGCTGGCGTTCCGGCCATCGGGTCGTGTTTCTGCCGAGGACTTGAGCGGCCAACGCGTTCACGTGGCTGTACTGAAATGACATTTCCACTACGCCACGGCAGGTGGCTTTGACTGAGCTTGAGAGGATCGTACCGATGaaactatactaaactaaaAAATACATTCAATCGAAGTAGAATGGCTGTTTATGAGAGGGGATGATAGCTACATGCGTTATAATTTACTTGAAGTTGATTACTGAACAGGGGGAAGGTGCAGCCCTGGTGTATGACGTCTAACCCAATCCCAAAAGTCCGCACCATATCTGTAGTATACAACACCAAAAGACGCTCCCGCAAGATGCGCCCAATGATCGAAAGTTCTAAGAAGGGATAAGTACTAACCTTTTGGCTGCGTAGGCTCTCTAGCTTACCTCCATCCGCGGATAATTCCAATAATATCAAGACAAACCATTCCTCCAACTCCAGCTCCAATTGGGAGTGAAACAAACGGGAGGAAAATGAGAGACACACTTGCGTCGGGGTATGCCAAAGCGGATGCAGTGACTGCGGCATAGATCGCCCCGGAAGCACCAAGAGACGGGCAATAACGCCATGCGCTCTAGACGCTGCAATCGCCTCGGTTCTAATTGAAGTCGATGTAAGGGTTCGGAGCAAAGCGGGAAGCCTAACGCGCGTAGAGATTATATGCGATACATAGGAAGAAAAATCCAGCTGTTCGGGATTTGTCAGTGATTTTGAcgataaaaaaaaaggccAGGCCCCATACCTGTTAGGAAGAAAGCCATGAAATGGTACATGCTGGTGGATTCTGGAAGTCCGGACGGCACCAAAGCTTGCTTGTTCCTCAGCAACGCATTCGCAGCGGTCCCTGTGTATTCGAAAATTCAACCCACTGGTTATTGGTACATCGGAGCCGACTTACCAAAGGATAAAAGTGCAAGTGAGTTGAATGCAAGGTGCATAAATGCCGAGTGGCTGAAAATGCTAGTAGCCATAGTGTGATGCCTACCAGAGAGTGGATCGTGTAAAAAGTGGCGTCTCATTACTCCTCTCAGTGCTGGAATTTGCCAGGCCACAAAAATGGAAGCACATAACCCTGAGGATCAATCGATTCTTGAATAAATATCCGGTGAGGGAGAGTTCTAATATAATATACCTGTGATCATCATGCTCGTCTGGCGTCCTTCGCCTGCGCCTAACCAATTGTTGGCTGCAATATAAGCAGTACGATTCACAAATACACGAACAGCGACAGGCAGCAAAGCAGTGTTATCCCGTAAAGAGCTCAAATGCTCAGTGAGTCTCTACAATCAACTCAAATTATCCACATGTCCACATTGAATTAGCTGAATACTTACCTGCTTCAAGTCCAATACACGCGCCCTACGAAGCTCAAAGCTCCCGGGAGCAGTAAGTCCTCTCCACCATTGTCCTGCTCCGAGCTTTTCTGCCCAGTACTGTGTGTCCCGGTTCGTAGCCGTGCCGGCCGCATAGTAAGCAAGGCCGGACAAGCCGACAACAAACTAGCATAGAATAATAGTGAGTTTTCTCTGTATGTATTATACTGTAGGCTTACGAGAGTGGGACTAGTTAAAGAGGGTGCAGTaaactgttctgcaaatgTAGAATTTGTCCGTGGTGAGCCCGACCCATGATGTCCATAGTGCCCATGAGTATCGCGTCGGGGCAAGAATCGTTGGTAAGAGGCCCACAGATTTCGTCTAGTTGAATACCCATTCACTCGTGCCAGATTGTGTACGTGCGACCGCGAGACCCGCAAATTAGCCAGTAGTATACTGATGGCCATGGCTGCCGAGTGGGCCCAAAAGCTAACGCAATTGCCTCAAATTGACAATTAACCCACGTGATATTGTAACGTACTGTAATCAGGTTAGAGGCGCCCAAGACCAACTCGTCCGTGTAACCATTACTCTGGTCCCTTAAGCGTCGCTTCGGTCAATATGTTGTGTTGTCTTCACATATACCTTCATATTTGATACATTGTGATCTTCTCCGCGTGGAACTGTATCCCCTGATACCAGGAAAGCCAATCTGCGGAACCGAAGTGGGCACACGGCACATAGTCCTTGGATGACCATCAATTATCCATGTGTCAACCTCCTTCCCCTCGTCCCTCAATAGGGTATCTCTCCGGGGCCGGTATATCTTGAGCCCATACAATGGAAGTTTCCTCCAGTTTTTCCCTGACATCGCTTGATAATATATGGCGAATGAAAAACATCAGATGATTATTCTATTATCAACCATCAGGGCACCCACATACTGACCAGACCCAGGACCTTGCGCAACCCCGATTAAGTACATGTTCCCCTAAGAACCCCTTTCGTGTAACAATACGGTTCAACCCCGTGAGTGGACCCCACTCTCAAGCGGTGATGTTGGTTTCAAACCGAGCTCCTTTAAAACCCCCTCTCACCACTCTTGATTCTGTAGTTTGTCCTCTTCACTCTCTTTGGCTTGGGTCTGCTCACAGGTTTCTGCTCATCATCGTGTATAACGAAGATGGCTGCCTACCTCTTACTGTCTTTACCCTTGTTTCAGCTTTCGCATGCTCTCTCTGTTCAACAAAATTCGCTCGTTACAATTATCCCAACCAATAGCCTTCTAGGAAGAGCACCTCCAGTACTTCCTTCGGGATGGACTTATAAGTCTTGTGTTCGCGA
Proteins encoded:
- a CDS encoding NUDIX family hydrolase produces the protein MPRQSLKNMSQNDSKLKSVTGDEIVLKPESVIALEQLAQHVPSYPPPGQTKRFPRSRQAAVLVALFVGRLGDIYILLSRQVLSLSICGLLSRSFSRSLGLRTYGGDTSLPGGRMEPNDRSIEDTARREAFEEVGLPIDKRRIKFLCTLEPFLSGNSLIVTPVVVLIKDQSLKPKLNAPEPPASLFPLGSHPPSDGAIRSLPPPPARQESISDPTPTSEKHTSSQKKLFQSKRPKFATASYHARGPAAYPPPEQPAVAPYHSYVDVAWGPAKEPVRFHRFLTGREEQGVKPIFGLTASILLQTAIVAYSPQVPDFELKAPNQRSTEQRFATAMRTVPVLREAARAEDLKEWGPWDEKLVPKSKL
- a CDS encoding rhomboid family protein, which codes for MAISILLANLRVSRSHVHNLARVNGYSTRRNLWASYQRFLPRRDTHGHYGHHGSGSPRTNSTFAEQFTAPSLTSPTLFVVGLSGLAYYAAGTATNRDTQYWAEKLGAGQWWRGLTAPGSFELRRARVLDLKQRLTEHLSSLRDNTALLPVAVRVFVNRTAYIAANNWLGAGEGRQTSMMITGLCASIFVAWQIPALRGVMRRHFLHDPLSGRHHTMATSIFSHSAFMHLAFNSLALLSFGTAANALLRNKQALVPSGLPESTSMYHFMAFFLTAGFFFLCIAYNLYAR